One Mangrovimonas cancribranchiae DNA segment encodes these proteins:
- a CDS encoding aldehyde dehydrogenase family protein, which produces MSYSKPEFKTSYDNFINGKFVAPKGGEYFENRSPIDNSLIAKYPRSQKEDVELALDAANAAKESWGNTSATERAALLNKVADIIEANLEEFALVETCDNGKPIRETLNADVPLSVDHWRYFASCIRAEEGSATELDANTLSMNIKEPLGVVGQIIPWNFPLLMLSWKLPPALATGNCVVLKPAEQTPSSATLLMEKIADVFPPGVVNVVHGFGPEAGKPLASSSKVDKVAFTGETTTGQLIMQYASKNLNPVTMELGGKSPNIFFNSVMDADDAYLDKAIEGAVLFAFNQGEVCTCPSRILVQEDIYDKFMERVLARTKAIVQDSPYSVNTQVGAQASNDQYEKIQSYIKIGKDEGAKVLCGGEANKEGDLANGFYIKPTILEGHNKMRVFQEEIFGPVVCVTKFKDEAEALEIANDTLYGLGAGVWTRDAHQLYQIPRAIKAGRVWVNCYHAYPAHAPFGGYKKSGFGRENHLMMMDHYRQTKNMLISYDKNKLGFF; this is translated from the coding sequence ATGAGTTATTCTAAACCAGAATTTAAAACATCCTATGATAATTTTATTAACGGGAAGTTTGTGGCTCCAAAAGGGGGCGAGTATTTTGAAAACAGATCACCTATAGACAATAGTCTAATAGCAAAATACCCAAGATCGCAAAAAGAAGATGTTGAACTAGCATTAGATGCAGCTAATGCTGCAAAAGAAAGTTGGGGGAATACTTCGGCTACCGAAAGAGCAGCCTTGTTAAATAAAGTGGCCGATATTATAGAGGCTAATTTAGAAGAATTTGCTTTAGTAGAAACCTGTGATAACGGAAAACCTATAAGAGAAACCTTAAATGCCGATGTGCCATTATCTGTAGATCATTGGCGTTATTTTGCGTCTTGTATTCGTGCCGAAGAAGGCTCAGCAACCGAGTTAGATGCTAACACCCTTTCCATGAATATTAAAGAGCCACTAGGTGTTGTAGGACAAATTATTCCATGGAATTTCCCATTATTAATGTTGTCTTGGAAATTGCCGCCAGCTTTAGCCACAGGTAATTGTGTGGTGTTAAAACCAGCCGAGCAAACACCATCATCAGCTACTTTATTAATGGAAAAAATTGCAGATGTTTTTCCTCCTGGTGTTGTTAATGTTGTACATGGCTTTGGTCCCGAAGCAGGTAAGCCTTTAGCATCAAGCTCTAAGGTAGATAAAGTTGCTTTTACCGGAGAAACCACAACTGGACAGTTAATTATGCAATATGCATCAAAAAACCTTAACCCTGTAACTATGGAATTGGGTGGTAAGTCGCCAAACATATTCTTTAACAGTGTTATGGATGCCGATGATGCTTATTTAGATAAGGCTATTGAAGGTGCTGTGTTGTTTGCTTTTAATCAAGGTGAAGTGTGTACATGTCCATCTCGTATTTTAGTGCAAGAAGATATTTACGATAAATTTATGGAGCGTGTTTTAGCACGTACCAAAGCTATTGTTCAAGATAGTCCTTATAGTGTAAACACTCAGGTTGGTGCGCAAGCCTCTAACGATCAGTACGAGAAAATTCAATCTTATATTAAAATAGGTAAAGACGAAGGAGCTAAAGTACTTTGTGGTGGCGAAGCAAATAAAGAAGGCGATTTAGCAAACGGGTTCTATATAAAGCCGACTATTTTAGAAGGGCATAATAAAATGCGTGTTTTCCAAGAAGAAATTTTCGGACCAGTTGTTTGTGTAACTAAATTTAAAGATGAAGCTGAAGCCTTAGAAATCGCTAACGATACATTATATGGTCTTGGAGCAGGAGTTTGGACACGCGATGCACATCAATTATATCAAATTCCGAGAGCTATTAAAGCAGGACGTGTTTGGGTGAATTGTTATCATGCTTACCCAGCACATGCACCATTTGGAGGGTATAAAAAATCTGGTTTTGGTAGAGAAAACCATCTTATGATGATGGATCACTACCGTCAGACTAAAAATATGCTTATTTCTTATGATAAGAATAAGTTAGGTTTCTTTTAA
- a CDS encoding DUF779 domain-containing protein, with the protein MERIAITEAAAKVVRQLKEKHGELIFHQSGGCCDGSSPMIFEKDDMYLDESDVLLGELEGVSFYMNIDQFEYWKHTHLTIDITEGRGASFSLEIPLGLRFIIHSRMLTKEEEAFFNPNSSIIG; encoded by the coding sequence ATGGAAAGAATAGCGATAACAGAAGCAGCTGCAAAAGTTGTGAGACAATTAAAAGAGAAACATGGCGAACTCATTTTTCATCAAAGTGGTGGATGTTGCGATGGATCATCGCCAATGATTTTTGAGAAAGACGACATGTATTTAGATGAGAGTGATGTGTTATTAGGAGAACTGGAGGGTGTTAGCTTTTATATGAATATCGACCAATTTGAGTATTGGAAACATACGCATTTAACTATAGATATTACCGAAGGTCGTGGTGCTAGTTTTTCTCTAGAAATTCCCTTAGGATTACGATTTATTATTCACTCAAGAATGTTGACTAAAGAGGAAGAGGCGTTTTTTAATCCCAATTCTAGCATAATAGGTTAA
- a CDS encoding terminase gpP N-terminus-related DNA-binding protein — protein MKINLCPNCGSDAYIKSGIVNNRQRYKCKSCGYFFTVNKLGKKIDDYYVNKALQLYLEGLTYREIERILGISHVSIMNWVKKYNVKRPYKTDYHPTYKILNAQELAKYFSDAANLTGAGVLVTELGDKFMLIKWERFKD, from the coding sequence ATGAAAATAAATCTTTGTCCTAATTGTGGTTCCGATGCTTATATTAAAAGTGGTATAGTTAATAATAGGCAGCGTTATAAATGTAAAAGTTGTGGTTACTTTTTTACAGTAAATAAGCTAGGAAAAAAAATAGATGACTATTACGTTAATAAAGCATTACAGCTGTATTTGGAAGGGTTAACGTATCGTGAGATTGAACGCATTTTAGGAATCTCGCATGTAAGTATTATGAATTGGGTAAAAAAGTATAACGTTAAAAGACCGTACAAAACAGATTATCATCCTACATATAAAATATTAAACGCTCAGGAATTAGCTAAATACTTCTCAGATGCAGCTAATTTAACAGGAGCTGGAGTGCTTGTTACAGAGCTTGGAGATAAGTTTATGCTAATAAAATGGGAGCGTTTCAAAGATTAG
- a CDS encoding DUF4212 domain-containing protein, producing MTDKQKHATAYWKENLKYLIILLSVWFVVSYGAGILFKDALNNIRLGGFKLGFWFAQQGSIYVFVILIFVYVRLMNKLDKKYGFDE from the coding sequence ATGACAGATAAACAAAAACATGCAACGGCGTATTGGAAAGAAAACTTAAAGTACTTAATCATATTGTTAAGTGTTTGGTTTGTGGTTTCCTATGGCGCAGGAATATTGTTTAAAGATGCTTTAAATAATATTAGACTAGGCGGGTTTAAACTAGGCTTTTGGTTCGCACAACAAGGATCTATCTATGTATTCGTAATACTCATTTTCGTTTACGTAAGACTTATGAACAAATTAGATAAAAAATACGGCTTCGACGAGTAG
- a CDS encoding sodium:solute symporter family protein: MSVQTWTWILVGVTFALYFGIAIWARAGSTKDFYVAGGGVSPLANGMATAADWMSAASFISMAGIISFAGYDGSVYLMGWTGGYVLLALLLAPYLRKFGKFTVPDFIGDRYYSNGARTVAVICALIVSFTYVAGQMRGVGIVFSQFLQVDINTGVVIGMAVVLVFAFLGGMKGITYTQVAQYCVLIFAFMVPAFFISMQMTGNPIPQIGMGGKLEGGMYLLDKLDTLHTELGFNEYTSGTKSTWDVFAITLALMVGTAGLPHVIVRFFTVPKVKDARKSAGYALFLIAILYTTAPAISVFARTNLIDTVSNTKYTEVPEWFKNWENTGLIGWSDKNGDGKIQYVAGSAIEGKNPLFSDGRGTHGERVLKNVNANTENELYVDRDIMVLANPEIAKLPNWVIALVAAGGLAAALSTAAGLLLVISTSISHDLIKKQLKPDISEKGELWAARLAILVAIIIAGLFGIYPPGFVAAVVALAFGLAAASFFPAIILGIFDKRMNKQGAISGMVVGIVLMLFYMVRYKTGLIGVFEPRPSSEWWFGTSPEGFGTVAMIVNVVVSVVVSRLTPPPPQEVQEIVEHIRIPSGAGEATHH, translated from the coding sequence ATGAGTGTACAAACGTGGACTTGGATATTAGTAGGAGTAACTTTTGCCCTTTATTTTGGAATTGCTATTTGGGCTAGAGCAGGCTCTACAAAAGATTTTTATGTAGCTGGTGGAGGTGTTTCTCCTTTAGCAAATGGAATGGCGACTGCAGCCGATTGGATGAGCGCAGCGTCTTTTATATCAATGGCGGGAATTATTTCTTTTGCAGGCTATGATGGTTCTGTTTACCTTATGGGATGGACAGGTGGTTATGTGCTTTTAGCACTATTATTAGCACCGTATTTACGAAAATTCGGAAAATTTACAGTACCAGATTTTATAGGAGATCGTTATTATTCTAATGGCGCAAGAACAGTGGCTGTCATCTGTGCTTTAATTGTGTCATTTACCTATGTAGCTGGACAAATGAGAGGAGTTGGTATTGTGTTTTCACAATTCCTTCAAGTAGATATTAATACAGGTGTTGTTATTGGTATGGCTGTAGTGTTGGTTTTTGCTTTCTTAGGAGGAATGAAAGGAATCACTTATACGCAAGTAGCGCAGTATTGTGTGTTAATATTTGCGTTTATGGTGCCAGCTTTTTTTATTTCAATGCAAATGACAGGGAATCCAATCCCTCAAATAGGAATGGGAGGTAAGCTAGAAGGTGGCATGTATCTCTTGGATAAATTAGATACGTTGCATACAGAATTAGGATTTAACGAATACACTAGTGGCACAAAATCTACTTGGGATGTATTTGCTATTACACTAGCCTTAATGGTTGGTACAGCTGGATTGCCGCATGTAATTGTAAGGTTTTTTACAGTACCAAAGGTTAAAGACGCCAGAAAGTCGGCAGGATATGCATTGTTTTTAATAGCTATTCTTTATACAACAGCGCCAGCCATTTCTGTTTTTGCCAGAACTAACTTAATCGATACTGTGAGTAACACAAAATATACTGAAGTTCCAGAATGGTTTAAAAATTGGGAAAATACAGGCTTAATAGGTTGGAGCGATAAAAATGGTGATGGAAAAATTCAATATGTTGCTGGAAGTGCTATTGAGGGGAAAAATCCATTATTTTCAGATGGTAGAGGAACTCATGGCGAACGTGTGTTAAAAAATGTAAATGCAAACACAGAGAATGAATTATATGTAGATAGAGATATTATGGTGCTTGCCAATCCAGAAATTGCTAAGTTGCCTAATTGGGTAATAGCTTTAGTTGCTGCCGGTGGTTTAGCAGCAGCATTATCAACAGCAGCGGGATTATTATTGGTGATTTCAACATCCATATCACACGATTTAATTAAAAAACAACTTAAACCAGATATTTCAGAAAAAGGCGAACTATGGGCAGCTAGATTAGCTATTTTGGTAGCCATTATTATTGCTGGTTTATTTGGGATTTATCCTCCTGGTTTTGTGGCGGCAGTAGTTGCTTTGGCCTTTGGTTTGGCGGCAGCATCTTTCTTCCCAGCCATTATTCTCGGAATTTTTGATAAACGCATGAATAAGCAAGGCGCCATTTCAGGAATGGTTGTAGGTATTGTATTAATGTTATTTTATATGGTACGTTATAAAACAGGTTTAATTGGTGTTTTTGAACCAAGACCGTCAAGCGAATGGTGGTTTGGTACCTCTCCAGAAGGTTTTGGTACTGTAGCCATGATTGTTAATGTGGTAGTTTCTGTAGTTGTTTCAAGATTAACACCACCGCCACCACAAGAAGTGCAGGAAATAGTAGAGCATATACGAATTCCAAGTGGCGCAGGTGAAGCAACACACCACTAA
- a CDS encoding sensor histidine kinase → MSNYILITIIVFYLAFLFFLAFKTEKNTKSKWVNNPYVYALSLAVYCTAWTYYGSIGIAANSGVDFLPIYLGPVIAAPLWVVVLRKIIRISKQHNISSIADFISLRYGNNRFLGALITIVCFLAILPYISLQLKAISGSFEVIADETSYVSKSIWDDSTFYIAFLLAIFATFFGTQATDASEKHRGIVTTVALESIFKISFFLIIGVYVTYWLFDGPQDILTKFSEIDNIETLTTIPNLEGGLNWFFMIALSFFAIFLLPRQFQISVIENTREKHLKTAIWLFPLYLLLFNLFVVFIAFGGRLLLGDVAHAEYYTLLLPLSQDNVFLAMLVFLGGFSAIISMVVVSTLALSTMVSNNLIIPYGFLDKFIRNHPEKNAYYIKNIRRISIFLIIILAYVFYYNFSIESSLISIGLVSFVIVAQLAPSFFLGLYWNRGSARASIVGIVIGFLITIYTLILPFTINIVSGTNSFVESGLFGIEYLKPYELFGINFLNPYAHAMFWSLSFNLAFYLMLSLVYRGNYRERNYAEMFVDSKNYSSLQDNALVWKGEAYVSDIKNVLEKFLGDKEANRALKVFFTKYNLPKDTQIADARLINFSEKLLTGTIGSASAKILISSVVKEEEVSLVEVLKVLEESKETIARNKMLREKSAALTSLTNQLREANLELLNKDQQKDEFLDTVAHELKTPITGIRASTELVLDDKDMPEQMREQFLSNILQDSDRLSRLINSILDFEKLSKGKTTLDVKSNDIQKVIKKAIQVVKHLADKKAVKIVNKNPHKLFLEFDQDRLLQVVTNLLSNAIKFCPEKDGVITIDYKMANKSIEFSVTDNGNGIPPEDIAFIFDKFYQSKNQNTKKPEGSGLGLAICKQIIEQHHGIIWVDKAYKNGAKFVFKLPFK, encoded by the coding sequence ATGAGTAATTACATTCTAATAACCATTATTGTTTTTTATTTAGCCTTTTTGTTTTTCTTAGCCTTTAAAACGGAAAAAAACACAAAAAGTAAATGGGTAAACAATCCTTATGTTTATGCCTTATCCCTAGCTGTTTATTGTACCGCATGGACATATTACGGAAGTATAGGTATTGCGGCTAACTCTGGTGTAGATTTCTTGCCAATTTACTTAGGTCCCGTAATTGCAGCGCCACTTTGGGTTGTCGTTTTAAGAAAGATAATACGTATTTCAAAGCAACATAATATCTCATCGATTGCCGATTTTATTTCGCTACGTTATGGTAACAATAGGTTTTTAGGCGCTTTAATTACTATTGTTTGCTTTTTAGCTATTTTGCCCTACATTTCATTGCAATTAAAGGCAATATCTGGAAGTTTTGAAGTTATTGCAGATGAAACCAGTTACGTATCTAAAAGTATATGGGACGATTCAACATTCTACATCGCATTTTTATTAGCTATTTTTGCTACATTCTTTGGAACCCAAGCTACCGATGCCTCTGAGAAACACCGTGGTATTGTAACTACTGTGGCGTTGGAATCTATTTTCAAAATAAGCTTTTTTCTTATTATAGGAGTTTATGTGACTTATTGGTTATTTGATGGGCCACAAGATATACTAACAAAATTTTCTGAAATAGATAATATTGAAACCTTAACCACTATACCTAATTTAGAGGGTGGTCTTAATTGGTTTTTCATGATAGCCTTATCCTTTTTCGCTATTTTTCTTTTACCTAGGCAATTTCAAATCAGTGTTATAGAAAACACAAGAGAAAAGCATTTAAAAACAGCTATTTGGTTGTTCCCTTTATATTTATTACTGTTTAATTTGTTTGTCGTATTTATTGCATTTGGCGGAAGGTTGTTGTTAGGCGATGTAGCTCATGCAGAATATTATACATTATTATTACCGCTAAGTCAAGACAATGTGTTTTTAGCCATGTTAGTTTTTTTAGGTGGTTTTTCTGCTATAATTTCTATGGTGGTTGTTTCTACCTTAGCCTTATCAACAATGGTAAGTAACAACCTAATTATTCCTTATGGGTTTTTAGATAAGTTTATTAGAAACCACCCTGAAAAGAACGCCTACTACATCAAGAATATTCGCCGCATTTCTATTTTCTTAATAATTATTTTAGCTTATGTTTTTTATTACAATTTTTCTATAGAGAGTTCTTTAATTTCAATAGGCTTGGTCTCTTTTGTAATAGTAGCTCAGTTAGCGCCTTCCTTTTTCCTTGGATTGTATTGGAATCGCGGCTCGGCAAGAGCCTCTATAGTTGGTATTGTAATAGGGTTTTTAATAACCATTTATACTTTAATTTTACCATTTACCATAAACATTGTATCGGGTACAAATAGTTTTGTTGAAAGCGGGTTGTTTGGGATAGAATACTTAAAACCTTATGAGCTATTTGGAATTAATTTTCTTAATCCTTACGCACATGCTATGTTTTGGAGTTTGAGCTTTAACTTGGCATTTTATCTTATGTTGTCATTAGTATATCGTGGTAATTACAGAGAACGAAATTATGCCGAAATGTTTGTAGATAGTAAAAACTATTCTTCATTACAAGATAATGCCTTAGTGTGGAAAGGTGAGGCTTATGTATCCGATATTAAAAATGTGTTAGAAAAATTTTTAGGAGATAAAGAGGCAAATAGAGCCCTAAAAGTGTTTTTTACGAAATATAATTTACCAAAAGATACCCAAATAGCCGATGCTAGATTAATTAATTTTTCTGAAAAGCTATTAACGGGAACCATAGGAAGTGCTTCAGCAAAAATACTAATTTCAAGTGTTGTTAAAGAGGAAGAAGTAAGTTTAGTAGAGGTGTTGAAGGTTTTAGAAGAGTCAAAAGAAACCATAGCAAGAAATAAAATGCTTCGTGAGAAATCGGCAGCTTTAACTAGCTTAACAAATCAATTACGCGAAGCTAATTTGGAATTGTTAAATAAAGACCAGCAAAAGGATGAGTTTCTAGATACTGTGGCTCATGAGTTAAAAACACCAATTACAGGCATTAGAGCATCAACAGAATTAGTTTTGGACGATAAAGATATGCCAGAACAGATGCGCGAACAGTTTTTAAGTAATATCTTGCAGGATAGCGATAGGTTGTCAAGGTTGATAAATAGTATTTTAGATTTCGAAAAACTATCAAAAGGAAAAACGACACTCGATGTTAAAAGTAATGACATTCAGAAGGTTATAAAAAAAGCAATTCAAGTGGTGAAACACCTAGCCGATAAAAAAGCGGTAAAAATAGTCAATAAGAATCCGCATAAACTATTTTTAGAATTTGATCAAGACCGTTTGCTGCAAGTGGTTACAAATTTACTGTCTAATGCTATAAAGTTTTGCCCAGAAAAAGATGGTGTTATTACTATCGATTACAAAATGGCAAATAAGAGTATCGAGTTTTCGGTAACAGATAACGGAAATGGAATACCTCCAGAAGATATTGCTTTTATTTTCGATAAGTTTTACCAATCTAAAAATCAAAATACTAAAAAACCAGAAGGTAGCGGTTTAGGATTGGCTATTTGTAAGCAAATTATAGAGCAACACCATGGAATTATATGGGTTGATAAAGCTTATAAAAATGGCGCAAAGTTTGTTTTTAAATTACCATTTAAGTAA
- a CDS encoding response regulator, whose translation MNRRILIVDDEPNIVMTLEYAFKKQGFEVFIARDGTEALQILETNIPNVILLDIMMPKVDGYETLEFIKKKDSLSQVKVVFLTAKHKASDIEKGLKLGADKYLTKPFSIKKIISEVLDLLN comes from the coding sequence ATGAATAGGAGAATTTTAATTGTTGATGATGAGCCAAATATAGTAATGACCTTAGAGTACGCCTTTAAAAAGCAAGGCTTTGAAGTGTTTATTGCTAGAGATGGAACAGAAGCATTACAAATATTAGAAACTAATATTCCTAATGTTATATTATTGGATATTATGATGCCTAAGGTAGATGGTTATGAAACCTTAGAATTTATCAAAAAAAAAGACAGTTTATCACAAGTAAAAGTGGTATTTTTAACTGCAAAACATAAAGCTTCAGATATTGAAAAAGGCCTAAAACTAGGAGCAGATAAATATTTAACTAAGCCGTTTTCAATAAAGAAAATAATTTCGGAAGTATTAGATTTACTTAATTAA
- a CDS encoding acetate--CoA ligase, producing MNYLEFYKNSIENPESFWLSQAKQLDWYKLPKNCLSKDTNDYYQWFEDGELNLSYLSIDKHINDGYGNDNAIIYDSPVTNTKRAITYNELKEEVSRLAGGLKNLGIEKGDTVIIYMPMIPQALFAMLACARIGAIHSVVFGGFAPHELAIRIDDCKPKAIITATCGIEIKRIIPYKPFVDEAIKQASHKPNQVVIFDRGIDVERTQKTYDIDYQELISNSKPANPVPVKATHPSYILYTSGTTGKPKGIIRDTGGYATALKFSMKYIYGVDEGDVFWAASDVGWVVGHSYIVYGPLLNRNTTILFEGKPIKTPDASTFWRVISEHQVKVMFTAPTAIRAIKKEDHDGDFINKYDLSCLKYQFLAGERCDVATLTWTKNHLKVPVIDHWWQTESGWPMLANMVGVELQDVKPGSAGMPVCGYDIVILDEHGEEVSAGVEGYVAVKLPLPPGTLMNLWGNPERFKAGYLKRFPGYYFSGDGGYKDEDGYVFITGRVDDIINVAGHRLSTAEMEEVVASHKDVAECAVFGIHCEIKGQKPLGLIVLKSQDADNEATITSEVIQDVRHEIGAVASFKEVLVVKRLPKTRSGKILRKLLRQMADDLSFNVPSTIDDADIITEIQTVYKSNQIGIHKD from the coding sequence ATGAATTATTTAGAATTTTATAAAAACAGTATAGAGAATCCAGAATCGTTTTGGTTATCGCAAGCCAAACAACTCGATTGGTATAAACTACCAAAGAATTGTCTCTCTAAAGATACCAACGATTATTATCAGTGGTTTGAAGATGGGGAACTAAACTTAAGTTACTTATCTATTGATAAGCATATAAATGATGGTTACGGAAACGACAATGCCATAATATACGATTCACCAGTAACAAACACCAAACGAGCGATTACTTATAACGAATTAAAGGAAGAAGTATCGCGATTAGCTGGCGGTTTAAAAAACCTAGGGATAGAAAAAGGCGACACCGTTATTATTTACATGCCTATGATTCCGCAAGCGTTGTTTGCCATGTTAGCTTGTGCTAGAATAGGCGCTATTCACTCAGTAGTTTTTGGCGGATTTGCACCTCACGAACTTGCTATAAGAATAGACGACTGTAAACCTAAGGCTATTATTACGGCAACTTGCGGTATAGAAATTAAACGTATTATACCTTACAAGCCATTTGTAGACGAAGCTATAAAACAAGCATCTCATAAACCCAATCAGGTAGTTATTTTTGATAGAGGCATTGATGTAGAAAGAACGCAAAAAACATACGATATAGATTATCAGGAACTAATATCCAATTCAAAACCAGCAAATCCTGTTCCGGTAAAAGCAACACACCCGTCTTATATTTTATATACATCAGGAACAACAGGAAAGCCCAAAGGAATTATTAGAGATACGGGAGGTTATGCTACGGCATTAAAATTTTCTATGAAATATATTTATGGGGTAGACGAAGGCGATGTATTTTGGGCAGCAAGCGATGTAGGTTGGGTTGTAGGACATAGTTATATTGTGTATGGCCCATTATTAAATAGAAATACAACCATTCTTTTTGAAGGAAAACCTATTAAAACACCAGACGCTTCTACGTTTTGGCGAGTAATAAGCGAGCATCAAGTAAAAGTTATGTTTACGGCACCAACTGCTATTCGGGCTATAAAAAAGGAAGATCATGATGGTGATTTTATCAATAAATATGATTTATCTTGTCTTAAATATCAGTTTTTAGCTGGAGAACGCTGCGATGTGGCCACCTTAACATGGACAAAAAATCATTTAAAAGTTCCTGTTATCGATCACTGGTGGCAAACCGAATCAGGATGGCCTATGTTGGCTAATATGGTTGGTGTAGAATTGCAAGACGTTAAACCAGGTTCTGCTGGCATGCCTGTTTGCGGGTATGATATTGTTATTTTAGATGAGCATGGTGAGGAAGTCTCTGCAGGTGTTGAAGGTTATGTAGCTGTTAAACTGCCTTTGCCTCCAGGAACATTAATGAATTTATGGGGGAATCCCGAACGCTTTAAAGCAGGTTATTTAAAACGTTTCCCAGGATATTATTTTTCAGGTGATGGTGGTTATAAAGATGAAGATGGCTATGTATTTATAACAGGTCGCGTAGACGATATTATTAATGTTGCAGGACACAGACTATCAACAGCCGAAATGGAAGAGGTGGTAGCATCTCATAAGGATGTGGCCGAATGTGCTGTGTTTGGAATTCATTGCGAAATTAAAGGCCAAAAACCACTAGGGCTAATTGTTTTAAAATCACAAGATGCCGATAATGAAGCTACAATTACATCAGAAGTTATTCAAGACGTAAGGCATGAAATTGGTGCTGTAGCATCGTTTAAAGAAGTGTTAGTGGTAAAACGATTACCAAAAACACGATCGGGAAAAATTCTTCGTAAATTGTTACGTCAAATGGCAGATGATTTATCATTTAATGTTCCTTCAACAATAGATGATGCGGATATTATTACAGAAATACAAACGGTTTACAAATCAAATCAAATAGGAATTCATAAGGACTAA